Genomic segment of Candidatus Methylomirabilota bacterium:
CAGTGGGAGGAGCCCGTCGCCGGGTCCTCCGGGATGCCCGAGCCGGGGGCGAAGAAGCGCGAGACGAAGTCGAAGCCCGGGGTGTCGGCGCGGCTCGTGACCATCACGCCGCGCACCGGCAGCCGGGCGAGCGCCGCGTGGTCCGGGGCGAGCGTGCGCACGGTCGCCTCGGCGTCCACCTCGACGAGGTAGTCGAACCGGCTCTTGCCGACGTGCTTCGGCTCGACGCCCAGCGCCGTGGCGAGCCCCGCCGGCGCGGCGGCGGGCGCGGCGG
This window contains:
- a CDS encoding PhzF family phenazine biosynthesis protein, which produces AAPAAAPAGLATALGVEPKHVGKSRFDYLVEVDAEATVRTLAPDHAALARLPVRGVMVTSRADTPGFDFVSRFFAPGSGIPEDPATGSSHCTLGPFWAERLGKREFVAYQASARGGVVRVRLEGDRVKLGGQAVTVLRGELV